The proteins below come from a single Mercenaria mercenaria strain notata chromosome 3, MADL_Memer_1, whole genome shotgun sequence genomic window:
- the LOC123524732 gene encoding growth arrest and DNA damage-inducible proteins-interacting protein 1-like yields the protein MAASMRIVNLFRGQNQKLAHTGRVITIPFQRTYVLTDTEDPEFDEQEYELKLAKIRDCSGLNRAQKLKHYGKMPDVIFTEGFRGKRRNKLRRLYAAHGEASGINPGVMYPSREELSDLWDIENNWTQSFQEMKTNMENKKAAELEADRIRYEKIENAMANMDKMVKQYLDKQKKTEEDERRKDQTDTLLEEFKEQYGFNVRPDSVQFKTFKRMKSEEQKLLKSKQKKEEKKASSLKNLQKVLEKEASSKS from the exons ATGGCAGCCTCCATGAGAATTGTAAATTTGTTTAGAGGACAAAATCAAAAATTGGCGCATACAGGTCGAGTCATAACTATACCATTCCAACGTACATATGTTTTGACAGACACTGAAGATCCTGAGTTTGATGAACAAGAATACGAGTTAAAACTCGCCAAAATTAGGGATTGCTCAGGATTGAATCGTGCACAGAAGTTGAAACATTATGGCAAAATGCCTGATGTTATTTTTACAGAAGGTTTTCGtggaaaaagaagaaataaactgAGACGATTATATGCAGCACATGGTGAAGCTTCGG GAATCAACCCAGGTGTAATGTACCCTAGCAGAGAAGAGCTGTCAGACCTGTGGGATATTGAGAATAACTGGACACAGTCTTTCCAAGAGATGAAAACaaatatggaaaataaaaaagCAGCAGAATTAGAAGCGGACAGAATCAG ATATGAAAAGATAGAGAATGCAATGGCTAACATGGACAAAATGGTGAAACAGTACCTAGATAAACAGAAGAAAACTGAGGAAGATGAAAGGAGAAAAGACCAGACTGACACTCTTTTAGAAGAGTTTAAAGAACAGTATGGTTTTAATGTGAGGCCAGATTCTGTTCAGTTCAAGACTTTCAAAAGAATGAAAAGTGAAGAACAGAAACtgttgaaatcaaaacaaaagaaagagGAAAAGAAAGCATCTAgtttaaaaaatttgcaaaaagttTTAGAGAAAGAGGCAAGTTCAAAGTCATAG